DNA sequence from the Myxococcales bacterium genome:
ACGGAGCAGGCGGGCGCTGTGGGCTGGGCGCCCACTCCCACGCCGCGCGCAGGCGTACACGCCTCGCCGGTGTCCAAGCCGGAGTGGGCAGGCGCGCCGCCGGCACGATCGCTGAGGCGGCCACCACTGCGGCGCGCGGTGCGGCTGTCCACGCCGGCGGCAACTCCATCAGCGCTCCGGGTGACCGGCGCCCACACGTGTTCGACGCGCGGAGGGCGCCGAGCCAGCGGCAACACAACCGCGCTCTCTTCCCCGGACGGCACCTCCATCGCCGCGCCAGGCGCGACGGCACCGCGATCAGGCATGCAGCGGCGGCCTCATTGCCGTCACCCGCCGTCCGCCGCGCCCCGCCGCCGTCCGCCGCGCCCCGCCGTCGCCCGACGCGTCCGACGCGCCACGAAGCACGCGAACGCGCCACGAAGTCCTGCTGCTGCCGTCCTGGGGCCTGCGTCCCGCGTGGTCCCGCGTGGTCCCGCGTGTCCTGCGCGACACGCCGCCACGCCGACCCGACGGGACGATGGGAACGTGGGCTGGCTCCCGGAGCGCTGATGGAGTTGACGCGGTGTGGACAGCCACACCGCAGGCGGCGTGGTGGCGTAGCGGACCGCCCAGGACGGCGGTGTGCCTGACCCACACCGCTTGGACACCGGCGACGCGTGCGTGCGGTCAGGCCGCGATCGAGTTGGCGCCGGTGCCCACAACCCCACAGCGCCCGCTGGCCGTGAGTTTGTTGATTCTTGAGAGAGAGATGACGGCGGAGCGGACCCGATCCCGGCGACCAGGAATGACGCTGGGGCGGCTCGCCGGGCGGCTCGCCGGGATCGGATCTGGTCCCGCGACCGCAGGGTCTCCGGACGATCAAATCAAACTCACGGAGCTGGCGGGCGCTGTGGGGTTGTGGGCACCGGCGCCCACTCCACGCCGCGCGCAGGCGTACACGCCTCGCCGGTGTCCAAGCCGGAGTGGGCAGGCGCGCCGCCGGCACGATCGCTGAGGCGGCCACCACTGCGGCGCGCGGTGCGGCTGTCCACGCCGGCGGCAACTCCATCAGCGCTCCGGGCGACCGGCGCCCACACGTGTTCGACGCGCGGAGCGCGCCGAGCCAGCGGCAACACAACCGCGCTCTCTTCCCCGGACGGCACCTCCATCGCCGCGCCAGGCGCGACGGCACCGCGATCAGGCATGCAGCGGCGGCCTCATTGCCGTCACCCGCCGTCCGCCGCGCCCCGCCGCCGTCCGCCGCGCCCCGCCGTCGCCCGACGCGTCCGACGCGCCACGAAGCACGCGAACGCGCCACGAAGCACGCGACGCGCCCCGCCGCCGCCCAACGGCCCGACGCCGTGCGACGCCGCCCGCCGGCCCCGCCGCCGCCCGCCGCGTCCGCCGCGCCCGCCGCGTTCTCACGCGTCCATCGACACGCACCCCGACTGGCCGCCCCGCCGCCGCGCCCGCCGCCCCGCCGCGCGCGCCGCCCCGCCGCGCTCGCCGCCCCGCCGCGCTCGACGCGCCCGCCGCGCCCGCCGCGCCCGCCGCGCCCCGACAGCGCCGCCCCGACGGCGCCCCGACGCCGCCCGCCGCCCCGACGCCGCCCGCCGCGCCCGCCGCGCCCGCCGCCCCGCCGCGCTCGACGCGCCCCGACGGCGCCCCGCCCCGCCCGCCGCCCTGACGACGCGCCCGCCGCGCCCCGACGGCGCCGCCCCGACGGCGCCCCGACGCGCCCGCCGCCCCGCCGCCGCGCCCGCCGCCCCGCCGCGCCCGCCGCCCCGCCGCGCCCCGCCCGCCGCACCCCGACTCGCCGCCCTGACGACGCGCCCGACGCGCCCCGACGCGCCCGCCGCCCCGACGTCGCCCCGACGCCGCCGCCCCGACGGCGCCCCGACGCCGCCCCGCCGCCCCGCCGCCGCCCCGCCGCCCCGCCGCGCCCGCCGCGCCCGCCGCGCCGCCGCCCCGCCGCCGTGCACCGACGCCCCGACGCCGTACGCCGCCGCCCCGACGCCGTACGCCGCCGCCCGACGCGCCCGCCGCCCCGGCGTGCCCCGGCGGCCACATCGGCGGCGCGGTCGGCGGCGCGATCGGCGGCACGATCAGCGGCACGATCGGCGGCACGATCGGCGGCCAGCGGGCCCGCCGCCCCGGCCTGGACCCTGAACCACCGTCGCGAACGAACTTCCCGGCCGGCGGTCGCCCGGGGGCAGGGCGGTGCTATGCTCCGCGCCGATGTTTGGCATGGGCATGACCGAGATCCTCGTGATCCTCGTGGTCGCCATGCTCTTCCTCGGCCCGGACAAGCTGCCGGACGCGGCCAAGACGATCTCCAAGCATATCAGGGACCTGCGCAAGCAGACCCGGGAGTTCACGGACACGATCGAGAACGACACCGAGATCGGTGGCGCCATCCGCGACATCAAGAGCGCGCTCCGGGGCGAGGAGATCCGGCGGCCGGCGCGCAAGGTGGCGCCCAAGATCGATCCTGCGCTGGCGGCTGGGGCCGCGGTCGCAGCTGACGGCGCGGTCGCAGCCGAGGTCGCAGCCGATGGCACCCCGGTGCCAGCGGGCACGCGGATGTCAGACGCGATCGCCAGCGCGGTCGCGGCGGCCGCGGCAGCCGAGTCGACTGACGCGACGGTCAGCCCCGCCGCCGTCGACGCCAGCCCCGCGGCATCGGCCGAACTCGGCAGCCCAGCCACCGTTGGCGTCAGCGCCGCCGCGCTGGTCGCGATCGTCCCGGCCGAGCCTCCAACCTCCGCCGCACGACCCGTGCGCGCCGCCGCGGGCGCGACCACCACCGCCATGACCACCGCCGCCACCGCCGCCAGCGCCGAGCCCGCCGCTCCGGCTGAGCCCGTGGACGCCGAGCCGACGGACGCCGAGCCCGCGGACGCGGACGCCGACCTCGAGCCCGAGGATCCCGATGCCGCCGAGCTGGCCAAGCTCGTGCGCCCGGCCACCGGCACGATCGGCCGCGGCCAGGTCTCCTGACGATGGCGACCGCCGATCCTGACGCCGAGCTCGACGAGGGACGCATGCCGTTCCTCGAGCACCTGCGCGAGTTCCGCGATCGCCTGCGCAACGCCGCCATCTGCTTCATGGTGGCGACGATCGTGTGCTGGTTCTTCGCCCGCGACATCTACGCCGAGCTGCGCGTGCCCCTCGACCAGGCGATGGCGCACTACCCGCAGTTCGCGTCGATCAAGATGAAGTACAACGTCTTGACCGAGCCCTTCTGGGTCTACATGTCGGTCGCGCTGTGGGCCGGCGTGTTCGTCGCCAGCCCGCTCATCTTCTACCAGCTGTGGAAGTTCATCGCGCCCGGCCTGTACAAGCACGAGCGTCGGATCGGCGTCGTCTTCGCGACCTTCTCGGGGCTGTTCTTCGTCGGCGGCGCGCTGTTCTGTCACCAGTTCGTGCTCGAGCCGATGTTCCAGTACCTGCTCGGCGTCACCGGCGAGGACGCCGAGCCGGCGCTGACGATGACCGGCTACCTCGATCTCACGCGCGACATGATGCTGGCGTTCGGCGCGGTGTTCGAGATGCCGTTCGTCATCTACTTCCTGGCCAAGATCGGCCTGGTCACCCACAAGAGCCTGTGGCGCTTCAACCGCTGGTTCGTGGTGCTCGCGTTCATCATCGGCGCGATCCTGACGCCGTCGGCCGACGTCGTCTCGCAGTGCCTGATGGCGCTGCCGATGATCGCGCTCTACAACCTGTCGATCATCGTGGCGTGGGTGGTCGTGCGCAACAAGGAGCGCGCGGCCAAGGCCGCGGGCTACACCGAGGCGCCGCCCGACGACGACGACGAGGCCTGACCGCCGCCGGCCTGACGGGGGCCGGCGCGCAGCACGGCGCACTCGCCGCGTGCACCTCCCTCGCACGCAGCTCTCCGCACACCTCACCGCGCGCAGCTCACCGCGCGCAGCTCACCGCGCGCACCTCACCGCGCGCAGCTCACCGCGCGCAGCTCACCGCGCGCAGCTCACCGCGCGCACCTCACCGCGCGCACCTCACCGCGCACACCTCACCGCGCGCACCTCACCGCGCACGCCTCACCGCGCGCACCTCACCGCGCGCAGCTCACCGCGCACACCTCACCGCGCGCAGCTCACCGCGCGCAGCTCACCGCGCGCAGCTCACCGCGCACAGCTCACGACGCGCAGCTCACCGCGCGCACCTCACCGCGCGCAGCTCACCGCGCACACCTCACCGCGCGCAGCTCACCGCGCGCAGCTCACGACGCGCACCTCACCGCGCGCAGCCTTCACCTCACCGCGCGCAGCCTTCAGCACACCGCGCGCCGCGCAGGCCCAGATCGCCGCCGAGCGCGCACCTCATCGCGCGCAGCCTTCCGCACACCGCGCGCCGCGCAGGCCCAGATCGCCGCCGAGCGCGCACCTCACCGCGCGCAGCCTTCAGCACACCGCGCACCGCGCAGGCACAGTTCGCCGCCGAGCGAGCCGCAGTCGAGCCCGCGGTCGACGATCGCCGCGCAGGCGGTCCAGCGCACGCACTCGCTGTCGCCGAGATCGAGGCCGTCGGACGCGGCGTAGTCGAGGCGCCAGCCGCCGCCGGCTGGCTCGCCGATCCAGCCGACCGCGGCCCGGGCGTCGGCCAGCGGCTGATCGACCAGCACCCGGAACGTCTCGCCGCGGCCCCGCGCCGCCATCGCGCACGCCCGGGCCCAGGCCGGGTTCGCCGGCGCGTCGTCGGAGGCCGTCGCCGCGCCGCGGTCGACCGAGGCGCCCGCGCGCTCGGCCAGGAGCGCCACCGGATCCTCCTCGGGTAGGTCGCACGCCGCCGCCATCACCACCAGCGCGAGCGCGCGTCTCAGGCCTCGAACGCTACGCCCGCGCCGCGGCCGCCGCTGGCGGACACCGCTGACACCCGCGCGCACTCCGCCGCCGCCGGGTCACGGCCAGGCGGCGTCGAGCACGCCCGGCGACGCCAGCGCGATGCGCTGGAACCGGAACAGCCGCGCGCGGTGGTAGTCGCCGAGCAGCTGCAGCGCCAGCTCGTCGAAGCTGACCGTGCGCACCCAGCGGTAGCCGCACGCCGCCAGCACCGGCGTGATGTGATCCGAGCCGAACCGCACCGGCTCGGCCAGGTCGCCGATGAAGTCGCGCATGCCGTGGTCCTGCGCCGACAGCTTCTGGCCCGCGGCCATGTTCTTGCCGACGTAGTCGAACGCCACCAGCGACCGCGGATCGAGCCCGCGCGCCAGCGTGGTCGCGGTCGCGCGCACCGCGGCCTCGGTCAGGTACGGCACGACGCCCTCCCACAGGACCAGCGTCGGCTCGAGCGTCGACAGCCCGGCCGCGCGCAGCTGCTCGATCGGGTCCTCGCGCTCGAAGTCGCACGGCGCGTAGGTCGCGGCGTCGATCGGATAGCCGGGCAGGGCGGCCAGGCGCGCGCGCTTGGCCGCCTGGGTCTCAGGGTGATCGACCTCGAAGTAGCGCACGCCCGCGCGCGGCAGCCGCGCCGCGCGGGTGTCGTAGCCGGCGCCGAGCACGACCACCTGGCGCGCCCCCAGGCGATCGGCCGCCAGCCCCACCAGCCGATCGAGGTACGCGACCCGCAGCGCCAGCCAGGTCTCCATCGCCGGCCAGTGCGCGTCGAAGCCCGCGGCGATGCGGTGGCCCTCGTCGCCGGCGAGCGCGTCGGCCCAGCGATCGGTCATGATCGGCCGCGTCCACCTCGACGCGCGCGCTCGGTACGCGCACACCATGAGCGCCGTGCTGCTCGGTCCTTGCATCCGGCCTCTATAGCGCGGGCGCCCGCGGCCCAGGCGACGAGACAGGCGTGTAAGGGGCGCTACTCGATCCCTTCGCCCGGCGGCGACCGCACCGCGCCGATCCGCGCGCGCACCTCGGCCGGCACCCGGTACGCACGCAGCGCGTCGTCGTCGTCGCCGAAGCCCAGCGCGCCGCGCAGCACCACGTAGCTCCACGCGTAGTACGCCGCCACGTCGACCAGCTCGGCCCGCGGGCGTCGGTCGCCGACCGCGTGCGCCGCCAGCGCGCCCAGCGCGCCCTCGAGCGCCCGCCCGGCGCGGCCCAGGCTGGCCGCGCTCTCGGCGGCTAGCTCGGCGGTGATCGTGTCCATCGCGTCGCTCATGGGGCGTCCTCCCGCGGCACGTCGTCTGGATGCCGCGGGCGCGCGGTTCGGTGCGTCAGCGCTTCGCGGCCCGCGCGATCTCGCGCTGGTCGTCGGCGGCGCGCTTGGCCGCGCGCTTGTCGTACTGCTTCTTGTGGGTCGCCAGGCCCAGCTCGATCTTGACCTTGCCCTCCTTCCAGTAGAGGGACAGCGGGATCAGCGTGAAGCCGCGCTCGCGGGTCTTGGCGACCAGCTTGGCGATCTCGGCCTTGTGCAAGAGCAGCTTGCGGACCCGGCCGACGTCGTGGTTGTCGCGGTTGGCCCACGGGTACTCGTTGATCTGCACGCCGTGCAGCCACGCCTCGCCCTTGCGGATCTCGGCCCAGCCGTCGGAGATCGTCACCTTGGCGTCGCGCAGGGACTTCACCTCGGACCCGACCAGCACCAGCCCGCACTCGAACCGCTCGTGGATCATGAAGTCGTGCGTGGCCTTGCGGTTCTGCGCGATGAACTTCTGCGCCGCAGATCGAGCATCGG
Encoded proteins:
- a CDS encoding twin-arginine translocase TatA/TatE family subunit; its protein translation is MGMTEILVILVVAMLFLGPDKLPDAAKTISKHIRDLRKQTREFTDTIENDTEIGGAIRDIKSALRGEEIRRPARKVAPKIDPALAAGAAVAADGAVAAEVAADGTPVPAGTRMSDAIASAVAAAAAAESTDATVSPAAVDASPAASAELGSPATVGVSAAALVAIVPAEPPTSAARPVRAAAGATTTAMTTAATAASAEPAAPAEPVDAEPTDAEPADADADLEPEDPDAAELAKLVRPATGTIGRGQVS
- the tatC gene encoding twin-arginine translocase subunit TatC — encoded protein: MATADPDAELDEGRMPFLEHLREFRDRLRNAAICFMVATIVCWFFARDIYAELRVPLDQAMAHYPQFASIKMKYNVLTEPFWVYMSVALWAGVFVASPLIFYQLWKFIAPGLYKHERRIGVVFATFSGLFFVGGALFCHQFVLEPMFQYLLGVTGEDAEPALTMTGYLDLTRDMMLAFGAVFEMPFVIYFLAKIGLVTHKSLWRFNRWFVVLAFIIGAILTPSADVVSQCLMALPMIALYNLSIIVAWVVVRNKERAAKAAGYTEAPPDDDDEA
- a CDS encoding class I SAM-dependent methyltransferase, translating into MQGPSSTALMVCAYRARASRWTRPIMTDRWADALAGDEGHRIAAGFDAHWPAMETWLALRVAYLDRLVGLAADRLGARQVVVLGAGYDTRAARLPRAGVRYFEVDHPETQAAKRARLAALPGYPIDAATYAPCDFEREDPIEQLRAAGLSTLEPTLVLWEGVVPYLTEAAVRATATTLARGLDPRSLVAFDYVGKNMAAGQKLSAQDHGMRDFIGDLAEPVRFGSDHITPVLAACGYRWVRTVSFDELALQLLGDYHRARLFRFQRIALASPGVLDAAWP
- the smpB gene encoding SsrA-binding protein SmpB, translating into MADARSAAQKFIAQNRKATHDFMIHERFECGLVLVGSEVKSLRDAKVTISDGWAEIRKGEAWLHGVQINEYPWANRDNHDVGRVRKLLLHKAEIAKLVAKTRERGFTLIPLSLYWKEGKVKIELGLATHKKQYDKRAAKRAADDQREIARAAKR